One window of the Ananas comosus cultivar F153 linkage group 21, ASM154086v1, whole genome shotgun sequence genome contains the following:
- the LOC109726705 gene encoding probable leucine-rich repeat receptor-like protein kinase At5g49770, with protein sequence MSFSWYLELYSKIVLQFADGKIAQGRLIVNSIVFAAISFTSRIPAGSVRAKCYMEQGATPTDLSPAAETLPDEAIALTALAGNWNNQPHNWVGMDPCGSKWVGITCTNSHITMIVLSGAKLNGSLSGDIGNLPELEYLDLSFNKHLTGSIPPAIGNLMKLKGLILVSCNFVGTIPAELGNLPRLGMLSLYSNNLRGEIPATIGNLSKLVWLDITDNQISGLLPVSSRNNLNLGLDNLTFCQHFHFGKNNISGSLPAQIFNSNMRLIHLLIDSNNLTGSIPPTLGLANKLEALRLDKNRLTGSVPPNLNNLTSLSELHLSDNQLTGPLPNLTGMNQLTYLEMSNNPFDQSQVPPWFSTLPALTTLKLEFLKISGQLLPPVFAFPPLQSAYLKNNHFNGSLNLDAGYSSQLILIDLQNNDIDDASPGDYSKQLLLSGTPYCNRGGNSKFCGSQLPPSPPPFSTPFENCPTTNCPSDQEESPTCNCSYPFAGTLLFRFYSFSNMGNWTHFTAVEVNIDKQARQLFSIDSVSVQNPRLDGNSYLDVDIRIFPADKLRFNYSEIISLSNMFSNKSFVAPDGFGPYLFIPNPYVDFTVPPSPSSKSKRLPAIIGGTVASVVVVVVIAGLVIYAIQQRKEAKKAKELSLPFGSWDRSNSSNSIPPQLRGPRMFTFDDLKKFTNNFSEDNSIGSGGYGKVYRAALPDGTLLAVKRAQKESTQGAHEFKTEIEMLSRVHHRNLVSLIGFCFEQGEQMLVYEYIPNGNLKESLTGKSGIRLDWRRRLRIALGAARGLAYLHELADPSIVHRDIKSSNILLDHHLNAKVSDFGLSRQLSGDGKGHITTQVKGTMGYLDPEYYMTQQLTEKSDVYSFGILLLEILTARKPIDRGRYIVREVRNAMDKAKDFYGLHEFLDPVLGLGTKPPGFERFVDLAMSCVEESGDRRPSMSQVAKEIETIMQMAGMDPQAGSATTSDSFSSTSRPHPYNSDTAYDYSGGVFTQKVEPK encoded by the exons atgtcTTTTAGCTGGTACTTAGAATTGTATTCTAAGATTGTTTTACAGTTTGCTGACGGTAAAATTGCGCAAGGGAGGTTAATTGTCAACAGCATTGTTTTCGCTGCAATCTCTTTCACA AGCCgtataccagccggaagtgtgagagctaagtgctatatGGAGCAAGGTGCTACACCAACAGATTTGTCGCCTG CTGCTGAAACACTTCCTGATGAAG ctATTGCTCTTACTGCCCTAGCTGGTAATTGGAATAACCAGCCTCACAATTGGGTTGGGATGGATCCCTGTGGCAGTAAATGGGTAGGAATCACTTGCACCAATTCCCACATTACCATGAT AGTTCTATCAGGAGCCAAACTAAATGGCAGTCTCTCTGGAGATATTGGGAATCTTCCAGAGTTGGAGTACTT GGATCTATCTTTCAACAAGCATTTAACTGGATCAATTCCCCCAGCCATTGGAAATTTAATGAAACTGAAGGGCTT gaTTCTTGTCTCTTGCAATTTTGTTGGGACTATTCCAGCAGAATTAGGGAATCTGCCAAGGCTGGGGATGCT ATCACTGTATTCAAACAACTTGCGCGGAGAAATTCCTGCTACCATTGGCAATTTGTCGAAACTGGTTTGGCTCGATATCACCGATAATCAAATAAGCGGATTGCTTCCTGTCTCGAGCAGAAACAACCTCAATCTTGGCTTGGATAATTTAACATTCTGCCAGCACTT TCACTTTGGCAAGAACAACATTTCTGGGAGCCTTCCTgctcaaattttcaattcaaacaTGCGTCTGATACATTT ACTCATCGACAGCAATAACCTAACAGGAAGCATTCCTCCCACACTGGGGCTCGCAAACAAACTGGAAGCTTT GCGCCTTGATAAGAACCGCTTAACTGGATCTGTTCCTCCAAATCTTAACAATCTTACTAGTCTTTCCGAACT ACACCTCTCTGACAACCAACTGACTGGTCCCTTGCCAAACTTAACAGGAATGAACCAGCTTACTTATCT GGAGATGAGCAACAATCCTTTTGATCAGTCGCAAGTTCCACCGTGGTTTTCAACTTTGCCAGCATTGACAACAct GAAACTGGAGTTCCTAAAAATTTCAGGGCAACTTCTACCACCAGTATTTGCTTTCCCACCCTTACAGTCTGC GTATCTGAAGAACAACCATTTTAATGGAAGTCTGAACCTAGATGCCGGCTACAGCAGCCAGCTCATACTTATTGACTTGCAAAACAACGACATCGATGACGCCTCACCCGGAGATTACTCAAAACAATTACT ACTGAGTGGCACTCCGTATTGCAATCGGGGAGGAAATAGCAAATTTTGCGGCAGTCAGCTGCCACCAAGCCCGCCTCCGTTCAGCACGCCATTCGAGAATTGCCCAACTACGAATTGTCCTTCAGATCAGGAGGAGAGCCCCACATGCAACTGCTCGTACCCTTTCGCAGGCACCCTATTATTCAGGTTCTACAGCTTCTCGAACATGGGGAATTGGACTCATTTTACAGCTGTAGAGGTGAACATAGATAAGCAAGCGCGGCAGCTTTTCTCCATTGATTCAGTGTCCGTCCAGAATCCACGCCTAGACGGCAACAGCTATCTCGATGTCGACATCCGAATCTTCCCAGCTGACAAACTTCGTTTCAATTATTCTGAGATCATTTCCTTGTCCAATATGTTCAGCAATAAGAGTTTTGTTGCCCCTGATGGGTTTGGGCCTTATCTTTTCATACCGAATCCGTATGTTGATTTCACAG TACCGCCGTCACCTAGCTCAAAATCAAAAAGACTGCCGGCGATTATTGGAGGAACAGTTGCCagcgttgttgttgttgtggtgaTAGCTGGTTTGGTCATTTACGCGATTCAACAGAGAAAGGAGGCCAAGAAGGCCAAAGAACTAAGCCTGCCTTTCG GATCTTGGGACCGAAGTAACAGCAGCAACAGCATTCCGCCACAATTgagagggccgaggatgttcacTTTCGATGATTTGAAGAAATTCACCAATAATTTCTCAGAAGATAACAGCATTGGGTCTGGCGGTTACGGAAAG GTTTACCGAGCAGCACTTCCTGACGGAACACTGCTTGCTGTAAAAAGAGCTCAGAAGGAGTCCACACAAGGCGCTCATGAATTTAAAACGGAGATTGAGATGCTTAGTCGGGTTCACCACCGTAACCTTGTTTCTCTTATTGGTTTTTGCTTCGAGCAAGGTGAACAAATGTTGGTGTATGAGTACATTCCAAATGGTAATCTAAAAGAAAGTCTCACAG GGAAGTCTGGAATTCGTTTGGACTGGAGGCGGAGGCTTCGAATTGCTCTTGGTGCGGCTAGAGGTCTTGCGTACCTGCACGAGCTCGCAGATCCCTCTATAGTTCACAGAGATATCAAATCAAGCAACATCCTTCTCGACCACCATCTCAACGCAAAAGTGTCTGATTTTGGTCTCTCTAGGCAGTTGAGTGGCGACGGGAAAGGACATATTACGACGCAGGTTAAGGGTACAATG GGATACTTGGATCCGGAGTATTACATGACCCAACAGTTGACCGAGAAGAGCGACGTGTACAGTTTTGGCATTCTACTGCTCGAGATTCTAACTGCAAGAAAGCCGATCGACCGCGGCCGTTACATCGTGAGAGAAGTTAGGAATGCAATGGACAAGGCGAAGGATTTCTACGGTCTTCATGAGTTCCTCGATCCGGTGCTAGGCTTAGGCACCAAACCTCCCGGTTTTGAGAGGTTCGTCGACTTGGCAATGAGTTGTGTCGAGGAATCAGGCGACCGCCGCCCCTCGATGAGCCAGGTGGCGAAGGAGATTGAGACCATCATGCAGATGGCCGGTATGGACCCGCAAGCCGGATCCGCCACGACTTCCGACAGCTTCTCTTCGACGAGCAGGCCCCACCCATATAACAGCGACACCGCCTACGATTACAGCGGCGGGGTGTTCACTCAAAAGGTCGAGCCCAAGTGA
- the LOC109726344 gene encoding uncharacterized protein LOC109726344, which yields MRAAAAAEEPSTPIRHRLQILLLVASTNLISVYFFSGASMRVSMPSHAPRFHLSQSDVLLRELNSTHAELSAAESLLSSLTSQCSDSSSLLHKLLSELGRVHRDKSPASSSVPADDRFDGWPEEKLAVGPHKLPFGFTPNIGADELFPPLGFACRIYQEEVQQYMTYEVGAECPGDAVLAQKLMLQGCEPLPRRRCRPKPPAGFPDPAPLPDSLWRIPADATVVWDAYTCKNYSCLVNRGRSKGGSVDCKDCFDLVNGRELRRWLVDDGRLGFGIDSVLKMKRAGTIRVGLDVGGGTGTFAARMRERGVTVVTTTMDLDGPFNGFVASRGLVPLHVSVAHRLPFHDGTLDVVHSMNVLSNWVPDAVLEFALFDVYRVLRPGGLFWLDHFFCVGAQVNGTYVPMLDRIGFRKLRWATGRKLDRGIDKNEWYLSAVLEKPMT from the coding sequence atgcgcgcggcggcggcggcggaggaaccTTCGACTCCGATCCGGCATCGGCTGCAGATCCTGCTGCTCGTCGCGTCGACGAATTTGATCTCCGTCTACTTCTTCTCCGGCGCGTCGATGCGCGTCAGCATGCCGTCGCACGCCCCCAGATTCCATCTCTCGCAATCAGACGTCCTCCTCCGGGAGCTGAACTCCACCCATGCAGAACTCTCCGCCGCGGAGTCTCTGCTCTCCTCGCTCACCTCGCAGTGCTCCGACTCGAGCTCTCTACTCCACAAGCTCCTCTCCGAACTCGGCCGCGTGCACCGCGACAAATCACCAGCGTCGTCGTCAGTGCCAGCTGATGATCGATTCGACGGGTGGCCCGAAGAGAAGCTCGCCGTGGGCCCACACAAGCTCCCCTTCGGCTTCACGCCAAACATCGGCGCCGACGAGCTCTTCCCGCCGCTGGGATTCGCGTGCAGGATCTACCAGGAGGAGGTGCAGCAGTACATGACGTACGAAGTCGGCGCCGAGTGCCCCGGGGACGCCGTGCTCGCCCAGAAGCTCATGCTCCAAGGCTGCGAgcccctcccccgccgccgctgcaGGCCCAAGCCTCCGGCCGGCTTCCCGGACCCTGCCCCGCTGCCCGACAGCCTCTGGCGGATCCCGGCCGACGCCACCGTCGTGTGGGACGCGTACACGTGTAAGAACTACAGCTGCTTGGTCAACCGGGGGAGGTCAAAGGGGGGGTCCGTTGACTGCAAGGACTGCTTTGACCTGGTCAACGGCCGGGAGCTGCGGCGGTGGCTGGTCGACGACGGCCGGCTCGGCTTCGGCATCGACAGCGTGCTGAAGATGAAGCGCGCGGGGACGATACGCGTCGGGCTCGACGTCGGCGGCGGGACGGGGACGTTCGCGGCGCGCATGCGGGAGCGCGGCGTGACGGTCGTGACGACCACGATGGACCTCGACGGGCCGTTCAACGGCTTCGTGGCGTCGCGGGGGCTCGTGCCGCTGCACGTCAGCGTCGCGCACCGCCTGCCGTTCCACGACGGCACGCTCGACGTCGTGCACTCGATGAACGTGCTGAGCAACTGGGTTCCGGACGCCGTGCTGGAGTTTGCGCTGTTCGACGTCTACCGCGTGCTGCGGCCCGGGGGCCTGTTCTGGCTGGACCACTTCTTCTGCGTCGGGGCGCAGGTGAACGGCACGTACGTGCCGATGCTCGACCGGATCGGATTCAGGAAGCTGCGGTGGGCGACGGGGCGGAAGCTGGACCGGGGGATCGACAAGAATGAGTGGTACCTCTCTGCTGTCCTGGAGAAGCCCATGACTTGA